Proteins from a single region of Allofrancisella inopinata:
- the iglH gene encoding type VI secretion system baseplate subunit TssF/IglH: protein MDTDLKNIQSKEQLYQYLELNKHNKNDILGSGDLKVIIDAVEYTVQRSTQSIQEFILQRRFNLFYSYYPYFFQHVPNHAIVEASTNQNDKFIDLELGEEFVLKLDDSNFRFQAAIPFALLPFQVTNCYIDNSIINIEIDAIKPFRFDRNRFLLSANPLVMKNHQIYHLINTLREYKSAKMTLFVNELDKPISITVFLNFDLKFNLEITQEIILKALTQAVFSNFYVEFEDLPEDYLFYKILLEIEVPKSNNISKPLASNVIKTNLLPVFNLFEDHAMKINCDYTQESYGVKHLDGPNEYVPTKLYSVEYNKQIAYHNYLNLSNAKSYNLIFEPSGHMRIAFLDPSLEELSGSNEIVINAQWTQIISADVKKKSYTFIPLSRSIGSLKFNIIYSYGFRRNQLLERAENILKVLNIINSTGLNIDTFKTLISLITNHDTYTVKFIEKNLINIESSGEFRYVISIRTDLYKPEFVFYADLVRMFLKTHLSKRIGVKVNFQIKVI, encoded by the coding sequence ATGGATACTGACTTAAAGAACATCCAGTCAAAAGAACAGTTATATCAATATTTAGAATTAAATAAACATAATAAAAATGATATTCTAGGGTCAGGTGACCTAAAAGTAATTATAGATGCGGTAGAGTATACGGTACAACGTTCTACACAAAGCATTCAAGAATTTATATTACAAAGAAGGTTTAACTTATTTTATAGCTATTATCCTTACTTTTTTCAACACGTACCCAATCATGCTATAGTAGAAGCATCTACAAATCAAAACGATAAGTTTATAGATTTAGAGCTAGGTGAAGAATTTGTATTAAAGTTAGACGATAGCAATTTTAGGTTTCAAGCTGCTATACCTTTCGCGCTATTACCTTTTCAAGTAACAAATTGCTATATAGATAACAGCATAATTAACATTGAAATTGATGCAATTAAACCTTTTAGGTTTGATAGAAACCGTTTTTTGCTAAGTGCTAACCCTTTGGTTATGAAAAACCATCAAATTTATCATCTTATAAATACGTTGAGAGAATATAAATCAGCAAAGATGACATTATTTGTAAATGAGTTAGATAAACCTATATCTATTACCGTTTTTTTAAACTTTGATTTAAAGTTTAATCTGGAGATAACTCAAGAAATCATATTAAAGGCATTAACACAAGCAGTATTTAGTAACTTTTACGTAGAGTTTGAGGATTTACCAGAAGATTATCTTTTTTATAAAATTTTGTTAGAAATAGAAGTACCAAAATCTAATAATATATCGAAACCTTTAGCTTCCAATGTTATAAAAACTAATCTACTCCCTGTCTTTAATCTATTTGAAGATCACGCAATGAAAATTAACTGTGATTATACTCAAGAAAGCTATGGAGTAAAACACCTAGATGGACCTAATGAATATGTTCCGACAAAATTATATAGCGTGGAATATAATAAACAAATTGCTTATCATAACTATCTAAATCTTAGTAATGCCAAAAGCTATAATTTAATATTTGAGCCTTCAGGGCATATGAGAATAGCCTTCCTAGATCCTTCATTAGAGGAGCTTTCAGGTTCTAATGAAATTGTTATAAACGCTCAATGGACACAGATAATCTCCGCGGATGTTAAGAAAAAAAGTTATACTTTTATTCCTTTGAGCAGGAGCATTGGTAGCCTAAAATTCAATATAATTTATAGTTACGGCTTTAGAAGGAATCAACTCTTAGAAAGAGCAGAAAATATCTTAAAAGTATTAAATATCATTAACTCTACAGGTCTTAATATTGACACTTTTAAAACACTAATTTCTCTTATAACAAATCATGATACATATACCGTAAAGTTTATTGAGAAAAACCTTATTAATATTGAGTCAAGTGGTGAATTTCGTTATGTAATATCTATAAGAACCGACTTATATAAACCTGAATTTGTTTTCTATGCAGATCTTGTACGTATGTTTCTTAAAACACACCTTTCTAAACGAATAGGTGTTAAGGTTAACTTTCAAATTAAAGTAATATAA
- a CDS encoding DotU family type IV/VI secretion system protein: MNQDIIDVFATINFFIESYDSDTNMQDIIAFREKVITKTTHIHNLIYQELGERVSFYIAFAIYIYCDEVINKLNLEADSNVTNWHLLQEEVYQRNDGGDYFFEIIEIVLDNPVFPKVVAQVLYLILALGFKGCYVGLQSEIDKYKNKLCAILPNEELGDISYPTFNNLENKFRKTYKLWIYKSIFLAAVCFPVFAYFGILLIR; encoded by the coding sequence ATGAATCAAGATATTATAGATGTTTTTGCTACTATAAATTTTTTCATAGAAAGTTATGACTCAGACACAAATATGCAAGATATTATAGCTTTTCGTGAGAAAGTAATTACTAAAACGACGCATATACACAATTTGATTTACCAAGAGCTTGGTGAGAGAGTTAGTTTTTATATTGCATTTGCAATATACATTTACTGTGATGAGGTGATTAATAAACTAAACTTAGAAGCAGATAGTAATGTTACTAATTGGCACTTACTCCAAGAGGAGGTTTATCAGCGAAACGATGGGGGAGACTATTTTTTTGAAATAATAGAAATTGTCCTTGATAACCCTGTATTTCCTAAAGTTGTAGCTCAAGTTTTATATTTAATATTAGCATTAGGGTTTAAAGGTTGTTATGTCGGCTTACAATCTGAAATAGACAAATATAAAAATAAGCTTTGTGCTATATTGCCAAATGAGGAATTAGGTGACATTAGTTATCCAACGTTTAATAATCTAGAGAATAAATTTAGGAAAACTTATAAATTATGGATCTATAAAAGTATATTTTTAGCAGCTGTTTGTTTTCCTGTTTTTGCTTACTTTGGCATATTGTTGATTAGGTAA
- a CDS encoding DUF4280 domain-containing protein, whose amino-acid sequence MSNFVVSNALLKCSFGTVSTPLTVLPKGPLVKGQGQLAATINDHIPMANIKPFGMCNSPSNPAGMGKPIVPTPCPCVPIIPSPWTPSATKTKVNGQPALLKNATCMCTWGGQISINTAGQMFITAK is encoded by the coding sequence ATGAGTAATTTTGTAGTAAGTAATGCTCTTTTAAAATGTTCTTTTGGCACTGTATCGACTCCTTTAACAGTATTACCTAAAGGACCTTTAGTAAAAGGTCAAGGTCAATTGGCAGCGACTATAAATGATCATATTCCTATGGCAAATATTAAACCATTTGGAATGTGTAATAGCCCCTCAAATCCAGCTGGTATGGGCAAACCAATAGTACCTACTCCATGTCCATGTGTACCTATAATACCATCTCCATGGACACCATCAGCAACTAAAACAAAGGTTAACGGTCAACCAGCTCTGCTAAAGAACGCGACATGTATGTGTACTTGGGGAGGCCAAATAAGTATTAATACTGCTGGACAGATGTTTATTACGGCTAAGTAG
- a CDS encoding valine--tRNA ligase — protein MKEMNKNYNPKEIEQSNYQQWETAGKFACGNNSQSKETYTIMLPPPNVTGTLHMGHGFQMTLMDILTRYNRMSGKDTLWQPGTDHAGIATQMVVERQLNAQGISRHDLGRENFVSKVWEWKELSGGTITSQMRRIGASPDWDRERFTMDEGLSDAVKRCFIQLYKDGLAYRGERLVNWDPKLKTAVSDLEVAQVESHGSLWHFIYPVADSDEKIIIATTRPETMLGDMAVAVHPEDERYTHLVGKMINLPLTDRQIPIIADDYVEKDFGTGCVKITPAHDFNDYEVGKRHDLQMFNILNNDASLNSQVPEKYQGLDRFEARKQIVADMEALGLLDKIEPHALKVPTGDRTGEILEPYLTKQWFVKADVLAKPAIEAVEKGDVRFVPDNWKNTYFAWMRDIQDWCVSRQLWWGHRIPAWYDDAGNVYVGEGEADIRAKYNLAADITIRQDEDVFDTWFSSALWPFSTLGWPDKTPELAKYYPTSVLVTGFDIIFFWVARMMMFGMYFMNDVPFRDIYITGLIRDSEGQKMSKSKGNVLDPVDLIDGISLDELLKKRTAGLMQPQMKAKIEKATKKEFPEGISAYGADAVRFTYAALASTSRDISFDTARVEGYRNFCNKLWNASRFVMMNLDDHKVCETHELGVADKWIWSVLNAAVADVHRHLANYRFDLVANTIYDLVWNNYCDWYVEFAKVALKDESVSESQKNGVKYTLTKVLENILALAHPLIPFITESIYQQLKTHLNDAKETIMDVSYPVVAQDLEAPEAEKAITWLQTVVTTLRNMRSEAGIKPSLEISLIVKDVADKDKEYLAQTEGFIKALAKVKDIEFNDNPPTSLSQIVEGLELNIPLAGLVDIEAEKARLDKELDKLKGEVDRVQKKLSNERFVSNAPEAVVAAEQEKLAKYQELYAKVLEKKEAFKWF, from the coding sequence ATGAAAGAGATGAACAAAAACTATAATCCAAAAGAAATAGAACAGTCTAATTATCAGCAATGGGAAACAGCTGGTAAATTTGCTTGTGGTAATAATAGTCAGTCAAAAGAAACTTATACCATAATGCTTCCACCACCAAATGTCACTGGAACGTTACATATGGGGCATGGTTTTCAGATGACTCTAATGGATATACTTACACGTTACAATAGGATGTCTGGTAAAGATACATTATGGCAACCAGGTACAGATCACGCAGGTATAGCAACTCAAATGGTTGTAGAAAGACAGCTAAATGCTCAGGGGATCTCAAGACATGATTTAGGACGTGAGAATTTTGTTAGTAAAGTTTGGGAATGGAAAGAGCTATCAGGTGGTACGATTACATCGCAAATGCGTAGAATAGGGGCATCACCAGATTGGGATCGTGAGAGATTCACTATGGATGAAGGTCTTTCTGATGCTGTTAAAAGGTGTTTTATCCAGTTATATAAAGATGGGTTAGCGTATCGTGGTGAGCGATTAGTAAACTGGGACCCTAAGCTAAAAACAGCTGTATCTGACTTAGAAGTTGCTCAGGTAGAAAGCCACGGCTCATTATGGCATTTTATTTATCCAGTAGCTGATAGTGATGAGAAGATTATAATTGCAACAACCCGTCCTGAGACAATGCTAGGCGATATGGCAGTTGCAGTTCATCCAGAAGATGAAAGATATACTCATCTTGTTGGTAAAATGATAAATCTACCACTTACAGATAGACAGATTCCAATTATTGCTGATGATTATGTAGAAAAAGATTTTGGTACAGGTTGCGTAAAAATTACTCCTGCTCATGATTTTAATGACTATGAGGTGGGTAAAAGACATGACCTGCAAATGTTCAATATCTTAAACAATGATGCTAGTTTAAATTCGCAAGTTCCCGAAAAATACCAAGGTTTAGATAGATTTGAGGCACGTAAACAAATCGTTGCTGATATGGAAGCTTTAGGTCTTTTAGATAAAATTGAGCCTCATGCACTAAAAGTGCCAACTGGAGATAGAACGGGAGAAATTTTAGAGCCATATCTAACTAAACAATGGTTTGTTAAGGCTGATGTGCTTGCAAAGCCAGCTATTGAAGCAGTTGAAAAGGGTGATGTAAGATTTGTCCCTGATAATTGGAAAAATACTTATTTTGCATGGATGAGAGATATTCAAGATTGGTGTGTATCTAGGCAGCTATGGTGGGGACATAGAATACCAGCTTGGTACGATGACGCTGGAAATGTATATGTTGGAGAAGGTGAGGCTGACATTAGAGCTAAATATAATCTAGCTGCTGATATTACTATCAGGCAAGATGAAGATGTCTTTGATACATGGTTTTCATCAGCTCTATGGCCTTTTAGTACTCTAGGTTGGCCTGATAAGACTCCAGAGCTTGCTAAATACTATCCAACAAGTGTGCTTGTGACAGGTTTTGATATTATCTTCTTCTGGGTTGCTAGAATGATGATGTTTGGCATGTACTTTATGAATGACGTGCCATTTAGAGATATTTATATTACTGGTCTTATTCGTGATAGCGAAGGTCAGAAAATGTCTAAGTCAAAAGGTAATGTTTTAGATCCTGTAGATTTGATAGATGGTATTTCGTTAGATGAGCTTCTGAAGAAGAGAACTGCTGGTCTAATGCAACCTCAAATGAAAGCTAAGATTGAGAAAGCCACCAAAAAAGAGTTTCCAGAAGGTATAAGTGCTTATGGTGCAGATGCTGTAAGGTTTACTTATGCTGCATTAGCATCGACATCGCGTGATATTAGCTTTGATACTGCGAGAGTTGAGGGTTATCGTAACTTCTGTAACAAGCTTTGGAATGCTTCAAGATTTGTGATGATGAACCTTGATGATCATAAGGTTTGTGAAACTCACGAATTAGGTGTTGCAGATAAATGGATTTGGAGTGTTTTAAACGCAGCAGTTGCTGATGTACATAGACATCTTGCTAACTATCGTTTTGATTTGGTAGCAAATACTATTTATGACCTTGTATGGAATAATTATTGTGATTGGTATGTTGAGTTTGCTAAAGTCGCTTTGAAGGATGAGTCAGTATCTGAAAGCCAAAAAAATGGTGTTAAATATACACTTACTAAGGTTTTAGAAAATATCCTTGCTTTAGCACATCCACTAATACCATTTATCACAGAGAGTATTTACCAGCAGTTAAAAACGCACTTAAATGATGCTAAAGAAACAATTATGGATGTATCTTACCCTGTAGTTGCTCAAGACTTAGAGGCACCAGAAGCTGAAAAGGCCATCACATGGTTACAAACTGTAGTGACTACTTTGCGTAATATGCGTAGTGAAGCTGGTATCAAGCCATCTTTAGAGATTTCTTTAATTGTTAAAGATGTTGCAGATAAGGATAAAGAGTATCTAGCACAAACTGAAGGATTTATAAAAGCTTTAGCTAAAGTCAAAGATATTGAGTTTAACGATAATCCACCAACTTCTTTATCACAAATTGTTGAAGGGCTTGAGTTAAATATTCCATTAGCAGGGTTAGTTGATATTGAAGCTGAGAAAGCAAGGTTAGATAAAGAATTAGACAAGCTAAAAGGCGAAGTTGATAGGGTACAAAAGAAGCTATCTAATGAAAGATTTGTTTCAAATGCTCCAGAAGCTGTGGTTGCTGCAGAGCAAGAAAAACTCGCGAAGTATCAAGAGCTTTATGCTAAGGTTTTAGAGAAAAAAGAAGCCTTTAAGTGGTTTTAG
- a CDS encoding sodium-dependent bicarbonate transport family permease: protein MNSLITPPILFFFLGFIAAIFKSNIHIPDDIKKFLSIYLLISIGYKGGFQIYHNGIDTNGILVIIICMLFSFTMPFVLYAFLQKWILKVRTDSVLIASSYSSVSAVTFITAINVLVADSVNYDGYMIVALTIMEFPAIIAGTMIYYLFIEKTTKASQSTVFLNSVKESLLDYSVILLVGSLFIGFLCGDSGNMDMSPLTSSLFKGMLALFLLSMGISAGEQIGILKKAGIKLIAFAVLMPIALSLLAILLGSIIHLGEGNTLLLAVLFGGASYIAVPAAMSETVKGGNIGLMVALALVITFVFNISVGIPIYLSILS from the coding sequence ATGAATTCTCTTATAACACCCCCAATATTATTTTTCTTTTTAGGTTTTATAGCAGCAATATTTAAAAGTAATATTCATATTCCTGATGATATAAAAAAATTTTTATCTATATATTTATTGATTTCTATAGGTTATAAAGGAGGCTTTCAAATATATCATAATGGCATAGATACTAATGGTATCTTAGTTATAATAATTTGTATGTTATTTTCTTTTACAATGCCCTTTGTTTTATATGCTTTTTTACAGAAATGGATTTTGAAAGTAAGAACCGATTCTGTTTTGATAGCCTCATCATATAGTTCTGTAAGTGCTGTAACTTTTATAACTGCAATAAATGTACTTGTGGCAGATAGTGTAAATTATGATGGCTATATGATAGTAGCTTTGACTATTATGGAGTTTCCAGCAATAATAGCAGGCACGATGATATATTATCTTTTTATCGAAAAAACAACAAAGGCATCACAATCTACAGTATTTTTGAATTCTGTTAAGGAATCACTATTAGATTATTCTGTTATATTGCTTGTAGGAAGCTTGTTTATAGGGTTTTTGTGTGGAGATAGTGGAAACATGGATATGTCACCTCTGACTTCTTCGTTATTTAAAGGAATGTTAGCGCTTTTTCTTTTGAGTATGGGTATTTCAGCTGGGGAGCAAATAGGTATATTAAAAAAAGCTGGAATTAAATTAATAGCTTTCGCGGTGCTGATGCCAATAGCATTATCATTACTAGCTATTTTGTTAGGTTCTATTATACATCTAGGCGAAGGTAATACTCTATTATTAGCGGTACTTTTCGGTGGAGCATCTTATATAGCTGTTCCAGCAGCAATGTCTGAAACAGTTAAAGGTGGAAATATAGGATTAATGGTTGCTTTAGCATTAGTTATAACTTTTGTTTTTAATATAAGTGTCGGTATACCTATATATTTGTCTATCCTTTCTTAA
- a CDS encoding DNA polymerase III subunit chi — MKVEFHVLQINTLAETLDVVVQRVISVYNTGKTVVILAPEAFAKELDIKLWQAGEESFIPHFCATSAKDYNTFKNIPILITDNMFITSGFDELINLMDIPIDSNKVSIRNLVEFVYQDKKVIENLRKKYVLYKKKLGFDIKTVNYR; from the coding sequence ATGAAAGTTGAATTTCATGTCTTACAAATAAACACTCTAGCTGAGACTTTAGATGTAGTAGTGCAAAGAGTTATATCAGTATATAATACTGGTAAAACAGTAGTAATACTTGCCCCAGAAGCTTTCGCAAAGGAGCTAGATATTAAACTATGGCAGGCTGGAGAAGAAAGTTTTATACCACATTTTTGCGCTACCAGTGCTAAAGATTATAATACCTTTAAAAATATACCAATTTTAATAACCGATAATATGTTTATAACTTCTGGTTTTGATGAGTTGATTAATTTAATGGATATTCCTATAGATTCTAATAAAGTATCTATAAGAAACCTTGTCGAATTTGTGTATCAAGATAAAAAAGTTATTGAAAATTTACGTAAGAAGTATGTTTTGTATAAGAAAAAACTGGGTTTTGATATAAAAACAGTTAACTATAGATAA
- a CDS encoding transporter suffix domain-containing protein — protein MQKKDWKYYLGVSFFILSFVPYILVFCIMPFIGFSTSSYLAISSVLLISAEGIFILSVMLLGETIVMAIKTAIAKVFKKTFTYNKPISYKRYLVGIIMFFSSLFYPTVLMELILLFNKIDQVGKVNMMLILFSGDILFIGSFFVLGGDFINKLKLAFKYQGN, from the coding sequence ATGCAAAAAAAAGATTGGAAATATTACTTAGGAGTGAGTTTTTTCATACTGTCATTTGTACCGTATATATTAGTGTTTTGCATTATGCCTTTTATTGGATTTTCAACTTCTAGTTATCTTGCTATATCATCAGTATTATTAATAAGTGCGGAAGGTATATTTATTTTATCTGTAATGTTGCTAGGTGAAACAATAGTTATGGCAATTAAAACAGCTATTGCTAAAGTTTTTAAAAAAACTTTTACTTATAATAAACCCATAAGCTATAAAAGGTATCTTGTAGGTATAATAATGTTTTTTAGTAGTTTATTCTATCCTACAGTATTAATGGAGTTAATCCTGTTGTTTAATAAGATTGATCAAGTTGGCAAAGTTAATATGATGTTGATATTGTTTAGTGGAGATATCTTATTTATAGGTAGTTTTTTTGTATTAGGTGGCGATTTTATAAACAAATTAAAATTAGCCTTTAAATACCAAGGTAATTAG
- a CDS encoding BatD family protein, which yields MKISLFKIIGFILTLFIAINISYANVSATIDRTHLEKGETAQLVLQLDNFDSKPDLSVLDKNFIVYNTSTSNKTTVINGKKSVQYEMIITLMPNKSGNLTIPAIKVGNQSTKPIRIKVDKSLSNEEETKYDDFFAIGMLATTKSYVNVPVLYTLKFYYSTPVLSLQAKPFQIKNSEIRQTSHRVVYQKKVNGRMYDVLEENLLIIPRSTGKTNVPAMVLQVTKPNGFGQLGAKTEYISTKPLSLNIAPIPDNVDIQDWFPASNVSLTDNWSQEIGIKEGELVTRTIKITADDVLSDDIPKLKFESTDGFNIYAEKPKLEDIENSGKLTGVATYKIGYMPIKQGEATVPDVKLKWYDVDTHKSKVAKIAAKKFNIQKGNLSNINLLGSSVPNTKIVHEKVVDPFWRNVAIFFIILWFITLLLLLKCKFRKPSYHDNVKSVAPRESGSLKEIKKACSNNDNIALQKALINWASLKFDSEIFSLLEIADLMPQLLPLLKNLNAAIYANKSFNQYKELLELVGSVNKKQKTYQSAKLIKGLYEK from the coding sequence ATGAAAATTAGTCTATTTAAAATCATTGGTTTTATACTAACATTATTTATAGCGATTAATATTAGTTATGCCAACGTATCGGCAACTATAGATAGAACTCATCTTGAAAAGGGTGAAACAGCTCAGTTGGTATTACAATTAGATAACTTTGATAGTAAGCCGGATTTATCTGTATTAGATAAGAATTTTATAGTCTATAACACTAGTACTAGTAATAAAACAACAGTTATAAATGGTAAGAAAAGTGTACAATATGAAATGATAATCACTTTAATGCCAAATAAGTCAGGCAACTTAACTATTCCAGCAATTAAAGTTGGTAATCAAAGTACTAAACCTATCCGAATCAAAGTCGATAAATCATTATCTAATGAAGAAGAAACCAAATACGATGACTTTTTTGCGATAGGTATGTTAGCAACTACAAAAAGTTATGTAAATGTGCCAGTGCTTTATACACTTAAATTTTACTATTCAACACCAGTATTAAGCCTTCAAGCTAAGCCTTTTCAAATTAAAAATTCTGAGATACGTCAGACTAGCCATAGAGTAGTTTACCAAAAAAAGGTTAATGGTAGAATGTATGACGTTCTTGAAGAAAATTTATTGATAATACCTCGTAGTACAGGTAAGACTAACGTCCCAGCTATGGTTCTACAAGTTACTAAGCCAAATGGGTTTGGTCAACTAGGGGCTAAAACAGAATATATATCAACCAAACCTCTTAGCTTAAATATAGCACCTATTCCGGATAATGTGGATATTCAAGATTGGTTTCCAGCGTCAAATGTTAGTTTAACAGATAATTGGTCTCAAGAGATAGGTATCAAAGAAGGAGAACTTGTTACAAGGACTATAAAAATTACCGCTGATGATGTTTTAAGTGATGATATCCCGAAACTGAAGTTTGAATCTACAGATGGTTTTAATATCTATGCTGAAAAACCAAAATTAGAAGATATTGAGAATAGTGGCAAACTTACAGGAGTAGCGACATATAAGATTGGTTATATGCCAATAAAACAAGGTGAAGCCACTGTACCAGATGTTAAGCTTAAATGGTACGATGTAGATACCCATAAATCAAAAGTAGCTAAAATAGCTGCAAAAAAATTCAATATACAGAAAGGCAACCTTTCAAACATTAATCTCTTAGGGTCTTCAGTTCCTAATACTAAAATTGTCCATGAAAAAGTAGTTGATCCTTTTTGGCGGAATGTTGCGATATTCTTTATTATTTTATGGTTTATTACTTTACTTTTACTGTTAAAATGTAAATTTAGAAAACCGTCTTATCATGATAATGTTAAAAGTGTTGCACCTAGAGAGTCGGGAAGCTTAAAAGAAATAAAAAAAGCTTGTTCTAATAATGATAACATCGCTTTACAAAAAGCTTTGATTAATTGGGCCTCTTTAAAATTTGATAGCGAGATATTTTCATTATTGGAGATAGCTGATTTGATGCCACAGCTTTTGCCATTGCTAAAAAATCTTAATGCGGCTATTTATGCAAATAAAAGTTTTAATCAATACAAAGAGTTATTAGAATTAGTAGGTAGTGTAAATAAGAAGCAAAAAACCTATCAATCTGCTAAATTAATTAAAGGTTTATACGAAAAATAA
- a CDS encoding tetratricopeptide repeat protein: protein MSLRKLTFTMFLLPGLALANTWSDMWQTKDQQGMSYLWSDMWQTKDQQGMSYFDNAKPKEAAQAFENNRWKGASYYKAEDYQNAYDEFKKDSSATGLYNQGNALAHLGKYKDAIDAYNKAIQQRPDFEDAKTNLEITKELEKQQQKQNNSQDNKDNKDNKDNKDNKDNKDNKDNKDNKDNKDNKDNKDNKDNKDNKDNKDNKDNKDNKDNKDNKDNKDNKDNKDNKDNKDNKDNKDNKDNKSHQDQSQQHTAGQSREDQLSKKEADKLLSMIDDDPGGLLKHKFARDYQRIVGANYEN from the coding sequence ATGTCGTTAAGGAAATTAACATTTACTATGTTTTTATTACCCGGTTTAGCTTTAGCTAACACATGGAGTGATATGTGGCAAACTAAAGATCAACAGGGAATGAGTTACTTATGGAGTGATATGTGGCAAACTAAAGATCAACAGGGAATGAGTTACTTTGATAATGCAAAGCCTAAAGAGGCAGCTCAAGCATTTGAAAATAATCGTTGGAAAGGAGCTTCTTATTACAAAGCTGAAGATTATCAAAACGCCTATGATGAGTTTAAAAAAGATAGTTCTGCAACAGGGTTATATAACCAAGGAAATGCTTTAGCTCATTTGGGTAAATATAAAGACGCGATAGATGCGTATAATAAAGCAATACAACAGCGACCAGATTTCGAAGATGCAAAAACTAACTTAGAAATTACAAAAGAGCTAGAAAAACAACAACAAAAACAGAATAATTCCCAAGACAACAAAGACAACAAAGACAACAAAGACAACAAAGACAACAAAGACAACAAAGACAACAAAGACAACAAAGATAATAAAGATAATAAAGATAATAAAGATAATAAAGATAATAAAGATAATAAAGATAATAAAGATAATAAAGATAATAAAGATAATAAAGATAATAAAGATAATAAAGATAATAAAGATAATAAAGATAATAAAGATAATAAAGATAATAAAGATAATAAAGATAATAAAGATAATAAAGATAATAAAGATAATAAAAGTCATCAAGACCAGTCTCAACAACATACAGCTGGGCAATCGCGAGAAGATCAGCTTAGCAAAAAAGAGGCAGATAAGTTATTGTCGATGATAGATGATGACCCCGGCGGTCTTTTAAAACATAAGTTTGCTAGAGATTACCAAAGAATAGTAGGAGCTAACTATGAAAATTAG
- a CDS encoding vWA domain-containing protein, translating to MTLHILRPWWLLALIPVLFTVVFLFRNSAKTNSWAKHCDKHLLDHLLVGQESRIKKTFLPLGFLLLWGLAIVALAGPTWKFKETAVYQKSVSRVLTLDVSQSMDTTDVSPSRLERAKYKIFDILKKITEGQVGMVVFSSEAFVVSPLTFDAKTVENLVSVLNTDIVPVQGHDIAKALQKSAELISQAGATEGQIILITDSTPTQKAIEKAQSLSNNGITVDVYAIGTPKGGIAKDKNGNYLKDEQGNIGYFGVNLQKLQSLAKAGGGKLITLTANNNDVDALLTSIKNNPDAKKSEQSSAKIFWQDEGVYIIWVLTVLSALLFRRGFLERICR from the coding sequence ATAACGTTGCATATTTTACGTCCATGGTGGCTTTTAGCTTTGATCCCAGTATTGTTTACTGTTGTTTTCTTATTTAGGAATTCAGCAAAAACAAATAGTTGGGCTAAACATTGTGATAAGCATTTATTAGATCATTTATTAGTAGGACAAGAATCGAGAATTAAAAAAACATTCTTACCATTAGGTTTTTTATTACTTTGGGGATTAGCGATAGTGGCTTTAGCAGGCCCGACATGGAAGTTTAAGGAGACAGCCGTATATCAAAAAAGCGTATCGCGAGTGTTAACTTTAGATGTTTCTCAATCAATGGATACGACAGATGTCTCCCCAAGTCGCCTTGAACGAGCGAAGTATAAAATATTTGATATTTTAAAAAAAATTACAGAAGGTCAAGTCGGTATGGTGGTATTTTCAAGTGAGGCTTTTGTAGTTTCTCCCCTTACTTTTGATGCAAAAACTGTAGAGAATTTGGTTTCTGTGTTAAATACAGATATTGTTCCTGTACAAGGTCATGACATTGCTAAAGCTTTGCAAAAATCAGCAGAATTAATATCGCAAGCTGGAGCAACTGAAGGACAAATAATTTTAATTACAGACTCTACACCTACTCAAAAAGCGATAGAAAAGGCTCAATCACTCTCAAACAATGGTATAACAGTAGATGTGTATGCTATAGGTACCCCTAAAGGTGGTATAGCAAAAGATAAAAATGGTAATTATCTAAAGGATGAACAAGGCAATATAGGATATTTTGGGGTAAATTTGCAGAAACTACAAAGTTTAGCTAAAGCTGGTGGTGGCAAGTTGATTACTTTAACAGCTAATAATAATGATGTAGATGCTTTACTTACAAGCATAAAAAATAATCCAGATGCTAAAAAATCTGAGCAGTCATCAGCCAAAATATTTTGGCAAGATGAAGGGGTCTATATAATCTGGGTACTAACTGTTTTGAGTGCATTACTCTTTAGAAGAGGTTTTTTGGAGAGAATATGTCGTTAA